In Cicer arietinum cultivar CDC Frontier isolate Library 1 chromosome 1, Cicar.CDCFrontier_v2.0, whole genome shotgun sequence, one DNA window encodes the following:
- the LOC101488683 gene encoding VQ motif-containing protein 25-like: protein MKKLHTSYSNSTSSKLGVNKDSQVISKVKPKIRIIHIYAPEIIKTDAANFRELVQRLTGKPEDETERGGVRSKSNTAPLPTQDLRDLNTNKKAMIMQDDEKEFLNHQNGIKVKNENEKKQEIEEDIWRRSKSNEKFSGFLDGFSELDGFMDELSTIPLLNQN from the coding sequence ATGAAAAAGTTACACACAAGTTATTCAAACTCAACATCTTCTAAGCTAGGAGTTAATAAAGATTCACAAGTGATATCAAAAGTAAAGCCAAAGATCAGAATAATTCACATATATGCTCCAGAAATCATAAAAACTGATGCTGCAAATTTCAGAGAGCTTGTTCAAAGACTCACAGGAAAGCCAGAAGATGAAACTGAAAGGGGAGGTGTAAGAAGCAAATCCAACACTGCACCCCTACCAACCCAAGATCTAAGGGATTTAAACACCAACAAGAAGGCCATGATCATGCAAGATGATGAAAAAGAGTTTCTTAATCACCAAAATGGGATTAAagtaaagaatgaaaatgaaaagaaacaagAAATTGAAGAAGATATATGGAGAAGATCAAAATCAAATGAGAAATTCAGTGGTTTCTTAGATGGATTCTCAGAATTAGATGGTTTTATGGATGAGTTAAGTACTATTCCATtacttaatcaaaattaa